A genomic window from Vanessa cardui chromosome Z, ilVanCard2.1, whole genome shotgun sequence includes:
- the LOC124542893 gene encoding transcriptional repressor CTCF-like isoform X1: MPPPDKKSATKGKTILQSYLNSFDQDNEETTTVIAVNGSGDEEADTGVTYFVDEEGRYYYQQAGDNQNLVSIPAEVTQDNEEISEESQMLVEGDSYQTVTLVPSETGNGEVSYVLVMQDENKPVMNIDIKVDQEEKGNDVYTFEEEEEGDQEGSEDGDEPVKPKSSTSKRSKCVRPHFTCNFCTYTSHRRYLLLRHMKSHSEERPHKCSICERGFKTIASLQNHVNMHNGVKPHVCKYCKSPFTTSGELVRHVRYRHTHEKPHKCSECDYASVELSKLRRHVRCHTGERPYQCPHCTYASQDTFKLKRHLRTHTGEKPYKCDHCNMCFTQSNSLKAHKLIHNVSEKPVFACELCPTKCGRKTDLRIHVQKLHTSDKPLKCKRCGKSFPDRYSCKMHNKTHEGEKCFKCELCPYASTTLRHLKSHMLKHTDEKPFVCDQCDQSFRQKQLLRRHQNLYHNPNYEPKPPKEKTHTCHECKRTFAHNGNLIRHLAIHDPESGHHERALALKLGRQRKIKIIDGNVKLDDSSNDGDITKIELGNNELKRGELVTVADGEGQQYVVLEVIQLEDGTEQQVAVVAPDYMEEEEQEEEEEEEEEEDEEDEMEKKQAYIEQAKQKNLERSIKLEKDVDTCFGFDEDDEPEDEEEEITYSENVVLRLV; encoded by the exons ATGCCACCACCAGATAAGAAAAGTGCAACTAAAGGAAAAACAATACTACAATCTTATTTGAACTCTTTTGACCAAGATAATGAAGAAACAACTACAGTAATTGCTG taaATGGCAGTGGTGATGAAGAAGCAGATACAGGTGTAACATACTTTGTGGATGAAGAAGGGCGTTACTATTACCAGCAAGCTGGTGACAATCAAAATCTTGTTTCTATACCAGCAGAAGTAACTCAAGACAATGAAGAG ATATCAGAAGAGTCACAGATGCTGGTGGAAGGGGATAGTTATCAAACTGTCACATTGGTACCGTCAGAAACAGGAAATGGTGAAGTCAGCTATGTGCTAGTAATGCAAGATGAAAATAAACCAGTAATGAACATTGATATAAAGGTGGATCAG gaGGAAAAGGGTAATGATGTGTACACTTTTGAAGAGGAAGAGGAAGGCGATCAAGAGGGTTCTGAAGATGGCGATGAACCTGTAAAg CCCAAAAGTTCAACTTCAAAACGCAGCAAGTGTGTGCGACCACATTTCACATGCAATTTCTGTACTTACACAAGTCACAGGCG GTACCTTTTGCTGCGCCACATGAAATCACATTCAGAGGAACGACCACACAAGTGCAGTATTTGCGAGCGTGGCTTTAAAACGATTGCATCTCTGCAGAACCATGTCAACATGCATAATGGTGTTAAACCTCATGTTTGCAAATACTGCAAAAGCCCTTTTACTACTtcag GAGAATTGGTGCGACATGTTCGCTACCGTCATACACACGAGAAGCCTCACAAATGCTCCGAGTGTGATTATGCTTCTGTAGAGCTTTCGAAACTACGACGTCATGTGCGTTGTCACACTGGAGAAAGACCATACCAG TGCCCTCATTGTACATATGCCTCTCAAGATACATTCAAGCTGAAAAGACATTTGCGCACACATACTGGGGAGAAGCCTTACAAATGTGATCATTGCAACATGTGTTTTACACAATCCAACTCTCTTAAAGCTCATAAGCTGATACACAATG TATCAGAGAAACCAGTGTTTGCATGTGAACTTTGTCCAACAAAATGCGGGCGTAAAACGGATTTGCGCATACATGTGCAAAAATTGCATACTTCTGATAAACCTCTTAAGTGCAAAAGATGTGGAAAATCATTCCCAGACCGATATTCGTGTAAAATGCATAACAAG ACGCATGAAGGTGAGAAGTGTTTCAAATGCGAGCTATGTCCATATGCGTCAACGACTCTACGTCATCTCAAGTCGCACATGCTCAAACACACGGACGAGAAGCCCTTCGTATGTGATCAGTGTGACCAGTCATTTAG GCAAAAGCAACTATTGCGCCGCCATCAAAACTTGTACCACAACCCCAATTATGAGCCAAAGCCTCCTAAGGAGAAGACACACACATGCCATGAATGCAAACGGACATTTGCGCACAACGGCAATTTAATCAGGCATCTTGCTATTCATGATCCAGAATCAGGCCACCATGAGAGAGCCCTTGCCCTTAAACTTGGTCGTCAgaggaaaattaaaattattgatggAAATGTGAAG TTGGACGACTCCAGCAATGACGGGGATATAACAAAGATAGAATTAGGCAACAATGAACTCAAACGTGGCGAGCTAGTGACAGTGGCAGATGGTGAAGGGCAGCAATACGTTGTGCTCGAAGTGATCCAGCTGGAAGATGGCACTGAGCAGCAGGTCGCTGTCGTTGCCCCTGATTATATGGAGGAAGAGGAACAAG aagaAGAAGAGGAAGAGGAGGAAGAAGAggatgaagaagatgaaatgGAAAAGAAACAGGCTTACATTGAGCAAGCTAAGCAGAAAAATTTAGAAAGGAGCATTAAACTTGAAAAGGATGTAGATACTTGCTTTGGCTTTGat gagGATGATGAACCAGAAGATGAAGAGGAAGAAATAACCTATAGCGAAAATGTTGTATTACGTTTAGTTTAA
- the LOC124543175 gene encoding SET and MYND domain-containing protein 4-like: MNSVTDMPEDCAKQWEILLLLLSSEEKKIDRTNENEIDTMNYFYNNKGVQKILLHWLQQMKLSYARKTSESDTALKCDEVSLYWRLRGNEKFRANLLEESYKCYTNSVLYAKHNSLMYALALANRSATLLRLKRFQECLSDITMAISNGYPIEQQHKLLMRRADCYIELQQRTEARASLDAAIHHADTLNFSAVNAMEFDRHLKILERKLESVVGDTIKEPVKLPDCYMGFNPHFKAASNAIELRCNDTVGRHVVAKANTKRGDVLFSEEPYAWVTLPSEEKVCEMCCEADINPVPCSVCSRSVYCSESCRALALFHRWECEAAQCALFPTIGIAHLALRVLLISASNGFPAPPRPLPEPCTAIDLFKSYSQVDKIKIYDKNTPAFYRMFNLVTNFDKMNNMDYIQYALTATMLTLYLENFTLFFDYLPSKVPCSLSHAELRLFAAAVILRSLGQLVCNGHATLSLSTVEEANGRNERTLTEREVRRATAIYPSAAMMNHSCDPNIINTFYKSRLIIRCSRELSPGSEVLNCYGPHRAREPTAQRRSQLRAQYMFTCNCTACRDNERKDFLLLFSAYACQSCKGPISWQSKRPRCQQCSAEFHPDRALALIDRAEELASQAELAVCLESRCDKMLASYRLRQQVWHRHHAGLRVTADKLARLYADAGEFSKSMDLIKQNIQNLEYQFGSFSVEVAHELRKLSDVMLERIVNSSQHVDHREWCLETHKIIKKAIQLMELNYGPWEPVVSRLKDQEALVSSLLAESRTPEAADCIHHNLHYNLKI, encoded by the exons atgaatAGTGTTACTGATATGCCCGAGGATTGTGCAAAACAATGGGAGAtcttattgttgttattatcaTCGGAAGAGAAGAAAATCGATCGTACCAATGAAAATGAAATCGAtacaatgaattatttttacaataacaaGGGAGTACA AAAAATCCTTCTACATTGGTTGCAACAAATGAAACTGTCCTATGCCAGAAAAACAAGTGAATCAGATACAGCTTTAAAATGTGATGAAGTCTCCTTATATTGGAGGCTACGTGGAAATGAAAAATTTCGTGCTAATCTACTGGAAGAAAGTTATAAGTGCTACACCAACAGTGTATTATATGCTAAACATAATAGTCTTATGTATGCACTAGCCTTGGCGAATAGATCGGCAACTTTATTGCGCTTAAAAAGATTTCAG gAGTGCCTCTCAGATATCACAATGGCAATAAGCAATGGCTATCCAATTGAGCAACAGCACAAGTTGTTGATGCGCCGTGCGGACTGTTACATCGAATTACAACAGCGAACTGAAGCACGTGCCTCGCTGGACGCAGCTATTCATCACGCTGACACTTTAAATTTTTCTGCTGTTAATGCGA TGGAGTTTGACCGTCATTTAAAAATCTTGGAAAGAAAACTGGAGTCTGTAGTAGGTGACACAATAAAAGAGCCAGTCAAACTGCCCGATTGCTACATGGGGTTTAACCCACACTTCAAAGCGGCTTCCAATGCAATAGAACTCAG ATGTAACGACACAGTGGGTCGGCATGTGGTAGCTAAAGCGAATACAAAACGGGGCGACGTTTTGTTCTCAGAGGAGCCCTACGCGTGGGTTACTTTGCCCTCCGAAGAGAAAGTTTGTGAGATGTGTTGTGAAGCTGACATTAATCCAGTGCC TTGCAGCGTGTGTTCGCGTAGCGTGTACTGCAGCGAGAGTTGCCGCGCGCTCGCTCTGTTCCACCGCTGGGAATGCGAAGCGGCGCAGTGCGCACTCTTTCCCACTATTGGGATCGCGCATTTAGCTTTAAg ggTGTTACTAATAAGTGCAAGCAACGGTTTCCCCGCGCCCCCGCGGCCTCTCCCCGAGCCGTGTACCGCCATAGACCTCTTCAAAAGTTACTCACaagttgataaaataaaaatatacgacaAAAATACACCGGCATTCTACAGGATGTTTAATCTCGTCACAAACTTCGACAAAATGAACAATATGGACTATATACAGTACGCTTTG ACAGCGACGATGCTGACCCTGTACCTGGAGAACTTCACGTTGTTCTTTGATTACTTGCCGTCTAAAGTGCCTTGCTCCCTGTCCCACGCGGAGCTGAGACTGTTCGCGGCCGCTGTCATTCTGCGCAGTCTCGGGCAGCTCGTCTGCAACGGACACGCCACTCTGAGCTTATCAACCGTTGAAGAGGCTAACGGGAGGAATG AGCGTACCCTCACGGAGAGAGAGGTGCGACGCGCGACCGCTATCTATCCTTCTGCGGCCATGATGAATCATTCCTGCGACccgaatattattaatac GTTCTACAAGAGTCGTCTAATAATTCGTTGTTCGCGCGAACTGTCGCCGGGGTCGGAAGTACTGAACTGTTACGGGCCGCACCGCGCTCGCGAACCGACCGCGCAACGGCGCTCGCAACTGCGCGCGCAGTACATGTTCACTTGTAACTGTACCGCTTGCAGAGACAACGAGCGGAAGGACtttttg ctGTTGTTTAGTGCATACGCGTGCCAGTCGTGTAAAGGCCCCATATCGTGGCAGAGTAAGCGACCGCGCTGCCAGCAGTGCAGCGCTGAGTTCCACCCGGACCGCGCACTGGCTCTGATCGATCGAGCTGAGGAGTTAGCTTCTCAAG CCGAGCTGGCGGTCTGCTTAGAGAGCCGCTGTGACAAGATGTTGGCCTCGTACCGATTGAGGCAGCAGGTGTGGCACCGACACCACGCTGGGCTTAGAGTCACCGCCGACAAGCTAGCTCGTCTCTACGCGGACGCCG GTGAATTCAGTAAAAGCATGGATCTTATAAAGCAAAACATTCAGAATCTCGAGTATCAGTTTGGGTCTTTCAGTGTTGAg GTGGCCCACGAACTGAGGAAGTTATCGGACGTTATGTTAGAAAGAATCGTCAATTCTTCTCAACACGTGGATCACAG GGAGTGGTGCCTTGAAacccataaaataataaagaaagctATTCAGTTGATGGAACTGAATTATGGTCCATGGGAACCGGTTGTGTCAAGGTTGAAAGATCAGGAGGCGCTTGTGTCTTCTCTTCTAGCAGAGAGCAGGACTCCGGAGGCAGCGGATTGCATCCATCACAATTTACATTACAaccttaaaatttaa
- the LOC124542893 gene encoding transcriptional repressor CTCF-like isoform X2: MPPPDKKSATKGKTILQSYLNSFDQDNEETTTVIAVNGSGDEEADTGVTYFVDEEGRYYYQQAGDNQNLVSIPAEVTQDNEEISEESQMLVEGDSYQTVTLVPSETGNGEVSYVLVMQDENKPVMNIDIKEEKGNDVYTFEEEEEGDQEGSEDGDEPVKPKSSTSKRSKCVRPHFTCNFCTYTSHRRYLLLRHMKSHSEERPHKCSICERGFKTIASLQNHVNMHNGVKPHVCKYCKSPFTTSGELVRHVRYRHTHEKPHKCSECDYASVELSKLRRHVRCHTGERPYQCPHCTYASQDTFKLKRHLRTHTGEKPYKCDHCNMCFTQSNSLKAHKLIHNVSEKPVFACELCPTKCGRKTDLRIHVQKLHTSDKPLKCKRCGKSFPDRYSCKMHNKTHEGEKCFKCELCPYASTTLRHLKSHMLKHTDEKPFVCDQCDQSFRQKQLLRRHQNLYHNPNYEPKPPKEKTHTCHECKRTFAHNGNLIRHLAIHDPESGHHERALALKLGRQRKIKIIDGNVKLDDSSNDGDITKIELGNNELKRGELVTVADGEGQQYVVLEVIQLEDGTEQQVAVVAPDYMEEEEQEEEEEEEEEEDEEDEMEKKQAYIEQAKQKNLERSIKLEKDVDTCFGFDEDDEPEDEEEEITYSENVVLRLV, from the exons ATGCCACCACCAGATAAGAAAAGTGCAACTAAAGGAAAAACAATACTACAATCTTATTTGAACTCTTTTGACCAAGATAATGAAGAAACAACTACAGTAATTGCTG taaATGGCAGTGGTGATGAAGAAGCAGATACAGGTGTAACATACTTTGTGGATGAAGAAGGGCGTTACTATTACCAGCAAGCTGGTGACAATCAAAATCTTGTTTCTATACCAGCAGAAGTAACTCAAGACAATGAAGAG ATATCAGAAGAGTCACAGATGCTGGTGGAAGGGGATAGTTATCAAACTGTCACATTGGTACCGTCAGAAACAGGAAATGGTGAAGTCAGCTATGTGCTAGTAATGCAAGATGAAAATAAACCAGTAATGAACATTGATATAAAG gaGGAAAAGGGTAATGATGTGTACACTTTTGAAGAGGAAGAGGAAGGCGATCAAGAGGGTTCTGAAGATGGCGATGAACCTGTAAAg CCCAAAAGTTCAACTTCAAAACGCAGCAAGTGTGTGCGACCACATTTCACATGCAATTTCTGTACTTACACAAGTCACAGGCG GTACCTTTTGCTGCGCCACATGAAATCACATTCAGAGGAACGACCACACAAGTGCAGTATTTGCGAGCGTGGCTTTAAAACGATTGCATCTCTGCAGAACCATGTCAACATGCATAATGGTGTTAAACCTCATGTTTGCAAATACTGCAAAAGCCCTTTTACTACTtcag GAGAATTGGTGCGACATGTTCGCTACCGTCATACACACGAGAAGCCTCACAAATGCTCCGAGTGTGATTATGCTTCTGTAGAGCTTTCGAAACTACGACGTCATGTGCGTTGTCACACTGGAGAAAGACCATACCAG TGCCCTCATTGTACATATGCCTCTCAAGATACATTCAAGCTGAAAAGACATTTGCGCACACATACTGGGGAGAAGCCTTACAAATGTGATCATTGCAACATGTGTTTTACACAATCCAACTCTCTTAAAGCTCATAAGCTGATACACAATG TATCAGAGAAACCAGTGTTTGCATGTGAACTTTGTCCAACAAAATGCGGGCGTAAAACGGATTTGCGCATACATGTGCAAAAATTGCATACTTCTGATAAACCTCTTAAGTGCAAAAGATGTGGAAAATCATTCCCAGACCGATATTCGTGTAAAATGCATAACAAG ACGCATGAAGGTGAGAAGTGTTTCAAATGCGAGCTATGTCCATATGCGTCAACGACTCTACGTCATCTCAAGTCGCACATGCTCAAACACACGGACGAGAAGCCCTTCGTATGTGATCAGTGTGACCAGTCATTTAG GCAAAAGCAACTATTGCGCCGCCATCAAAACTTGTACCACAACCCCAATTATGAGCCAAAGCCTCCTAAGGAGAAGACACACACATGCCATGAATGCAAACGGACATTTGCGCACAACGGCAATTTAATCAGGCATCTTGCTATTCATGATCCAGAATCAGGCCACCATGAGAGAGCCCTTGCCCTTAAACTTGGTCGTCAgaggaaaattaaaattattgatggAAATGTGAAG TTGGACGACTCCAGCAATGACGGGGATATAACAAAGATAGAATTAGGCAACAATGAACTCAAACGTGGCGAGCTAGTGACAGTGGCAGATGGTGAAGGGCAGCAATACGTTGTGCTCGAAGTGATCCAGCTGGAAGATGGCACTGAGCAGCAGGTCGCTGTCGTTGCCCCTGATTATATGGAGGAAGAGGAACAAG aagaAGAAGAGGAAGAGGAGGAAGAAGAggatgaagaagatgaaatgGAAAAGAAACAGGCTTACATTGAGCAAGCTAAGCAGAAAAATTTAGAAAGGAGCATTAAACTTGAAAAGGATGTAGATACTTGCTTTGGCTTTGat gagGATGATGAACCAGAAGATGAAGAGGAAGAAATAACCTATAGCGAAAATGTTGTATTACGTTTAGTTTAA